Genomic DNA from Chanos chanos chromosome 6, fChaCha1.1, whole genome shotgun sequence:
TATATTTCAATGTCACAAAAATACGGCGTATTTGGCTAAAACCCAAACGCATATCGATTAGGAATCAAGTTTTTCTTAACCTTTAGGCTACTTCTCGGGGAAGCGCAGTTAACCTACATGGAACGCCTTAGATATATTCGTTCACACgtaaagaagacaaaacaaaatatttaactgGGAAGTCGAGTGGTGATATAATTTAGCGAATTAAACATAGTTTTGAAAGGGACTATATACAGACAAAAGGCAGATTACGCTCAGAGGCATTTGAACATAAGACCAAAACGCAAGTGTCTGTTCTCCCTTCTGCCCGAATCCGCGTTGGGACCTGTACGAGGTAAGAACATTTGCTGAGGAATTTTCACTGTACAGTGTATACTTAATTGTTTTTTGATCATGTATCATGTACATTTTTGGTCCGGAGAGACACAAGAACTCATGCGCTGTGTTTGGTGTACTTTACGGGGATTTCAACAGTTTATTGTTAAGAATTCAACAGTCAAAACCCAACTCTTATCTAAAATCATTCTTTGACTCAAGTACATCAAGAGAATTTCTGACACGTATTGAAAAATCCATCGCAAGATACAACGTtcgcttttttttaaaaaagaaaattactcAACATTAATTATTGTGTTGTTGCAGCTGCACCTTTTCCACTAGCTGTAAATTAAttcttgcatttttttaaagataactAAGGAAGCTTCTAGGACAGTACATCTTTGTGGACTACAGAGCAGTTAACACATAGCTAGAAAGAATTTCAAAGCATCTGTTATACTAACgtatttctttttatctgtccCATTACTGGCACTCTCAGCATTTACAGCACAACGAACTGTATTATAATAATATCTGGATGAAATGAATTGGACCAGGGTGTAGTTTTTAATTGTTTCAACTGTCATGTTGccattgtttacattttcatgaGCTGTCATTGGCACTTTGTGTGGCACTGCTAACTGAGCCCTCTGTTCCTGTGGAAAACAGCCTGGCAGCAGCATGTCACTGCCGCGAACACTAGGTGAGCTCCAGCTCTACCGGGTTCTACAGAGGGCCAATTTGCTTGCGTACTATGACACCTTCATCCAGCAGGGAGGTGACGATGTGCAACAGCTGTGCGAAGCTGGTGAGGAGGAGTTTCTTGAGATCATGGCCTTGGTTGGCATGGCGACTAAACCGTTGCATGTGCGGCGCCTGCAAAAGGCCTTACGGGACTGGGCAGCGAACCCCACTGTCTTCAACCAGCCATTGGCCACCAACGTGGCCCACACAGGCATTCCCTTGTTGAAGATCGACAGTACAGGTGCAGGAGGAACTGGCTCCTTAGGGTCTAGAAAATTACTGAGCAACGGCCAGCCAGGATCACCTTGTGACAGGGAGGAGCGAGGATCGTGCCTCACACCGTTAAGGGACACTAACAGCCCTCGGAGCCCCTGTTCCCAGGCTTCCCCGTTGCCCCCAGACCCTTTGTATCGGGACAAACTCTCCCCAATGGACCCTCATTGGCTCAGCCCCGACCTGGACACATGTGGAGGAACAGAGGAGGACCAGTCCAGCCCCCCACTCCCCCTCACCGTTCACTCCCGTCCTGCAGGTCCCTCCACACCTcctgcctcctcctcttcctccgcgTCCTCAGCCACATCTCCCTGGCCTGGCGGTCAGCTGGATCCAGAGACGGTGAGGGCAGTAGGGGAAAGCGTGGACCGGCTCCTCAGGACCATGCCCCGAGCTGACCCTGGGGAGGTGCACACTCTGCTTAGGCTCAATAAGAAAATGGCCAAGACAGTGGGTCACATCTTCAGCTCAGATCTGCAAGAACGCAACAAAGAAGAGGAGATCCGCAAGTACAGCCTCATCTATGGGCGTTTTGACTccaaaaggagagagggaaaacagctCACCCATCATGAGGTAAGGTGTCTTTTCCACCATGATTCAAGATTCCTTTATTGGTACATCCCATTATACAAGTATAAGAGAGTAAAATGCTTGGATTTCAAGCAACCGAATGCTCgtcttttcagactttttttccccctgcgcTGAGATTTATCCTCCTAAATTTTTACTAGGACTTTTTTCATAGAAAAAGTTTTACACTTGATGGGGATATATTGTTAGCTGTCTTCTGGTCAAGATCAATATACTCTTGTATGTCACTCTGGATAAGAGCTTCAGCTAAGTAAACAAAATTGGAATTGGAATTGGAATTGGAATGAAGGGATGCACAGGACAGTTCAGTGGAAGTCCATTGTTAGACAAGTCCACTGGTCCTCCTGTTCTTGTTAGGCTTATTAGCAACTGAACAGTTACGATTTTGTGCTCACGGGGTTAATCTAACTAATATTTGGTGTCATTCCGTGGGAAGGTGTTGATGAATAAGCTGGCTGATAATTCATCACTAACGTTATTTTGTTAGAAGAAACAATACCCTTATCATTACCTAAGCTAACTGTCTTTCTATCTAATTATCCTGGACCTTCTAAAAACAAGCAATAGCATACGCATGTCATTAGTCACTGTGTTTAATATCCCTGTCTTCAGTGATCAGTGTCTACTAAACGTCTACTGAACACATTGTGTTTTGCTTGTTATTAACACAACAGGTTTAGAAATAGAATTTTCCTGCTAACTGCACTCCACTGGTTCAATGGTCTTGTTTTCAACTGTGTTCAGATGATCATCAATGAAGCAGCTGCCCAGTTCTGCATTCGTGACAATGCCCTGTTGTTAAGAAGAGTTGAACTCTTCTCATTGGCCAGGCAGGTGGCAAGAGAGTGTGCCTATACATCCACACTTAAACACACCAGGTCAGAGTGAcaattctttcattttaaagttttgtttctttctttctttggccCTGCACATTTTCAAACCTCAAAGCTTGCTTACAATGTTAAAATACCAACAGAGATTTCAAATGATCTAACACTGTGTGCTTATTTACCTGTATTATATATCATGCAGTTACTTAAAGCTCAACATTACAAATTTCAGATGAGCTCATTTCCTACCTCACAGCTGCTTAAGGGGGTTTGTTATCGAGTAACTACTACGTTCTTACTACTGTGGCATTTGTAAAGCGATTTTCTTGCTCTTACTCATTCGAGGTGTGAATGGAGGTCACTCATATAGgccattctcactctcactatctAAGCGTATCTACAGTAAGAGTGTGCCATTAACTGTATCCCAAGTGCCCGCTGGAAAGCTATTGTTTGAGCATTCTTTTCTCAACCTTGATGTCAAACAATGACACATGCTACGATTAAAAAGTGGGCTTGCATTGTATAGACCCTAAGATGTGTATGCTGTGAATGCATCCTGTGCAAGCTGCTTACATGCCTGCAACAAACAGACGAGAATGGGCTTCCATAGACCAGTAGCTGAACAAACCAACGAGCACAGCTCTCAGTCtaaaaaacaagaataaaaacaacaacaaaaagacccACACGCAAACAAggacaacaaaaatatttttagaaaaGAGGCAGTCCCGTATGAAAATAGTCCACATGAAATCAGAAATAATTGAAAACCATTACCTCAGGCGCCAAATTAAGATAAAGAATTTTGCTCTTGGTGGCTGGCTgctgagagcaagagaaaaaacaaaacgaaactaCGGGATGTAACATTTATACTGGAACTTGTAGACTTAAAATGACCGTTAAGGTGTCAGTGGGTGAGGAAAGTACAGTCTTAAAGAGTCAAGTTTGACTGTTTCATTATGGCCACAGGCTAAGCACAGAGGACAGCACTGCCCACGTTCAGAAGAGAATCAAACATGAGGTGTGTATTCTGTGAAGTTTTCagaattatttttcattctatCACACTGAATATTCTATTGTATAatgatcacttttttttaaacgttaTAATGTAAACAAGGATTAATGTTAACTGTTCACTGGATGATTTACAGGGTTGTGGTTTCCAactgtaaaaatattaaaaatgtacatgtgtgAACTTAATcagatttgtgtattttataatCTCATTTTATGTTGCCCTTTTAGTTGATTGATTGGTACAAATGATACGGGAAGTAGGAGACTGTTTATCTCTGactttgaaagaaaatgaatccaTAACTGATATGAAGATATGAAAGATTCTTAGACACAGGTCATTGCCATTAAACTTCTGaaaacttttgttttcacaGGCTACAGATTCAGAAAGCCGAGGACTAGAGGGGGCAGAAGTCATAGGTCATGGTCACCTTAGATCAGTGACAGATGAGGACAGCTTATCTGGAGAGAGTTTGGACAGTTTAACGCAAGGTATGACGATGTTTATTCATCTTCGACAACGGAAGGGGAAACAAGTAAGCTGTTCTGTCATGCATCTGATATCATCTGTTGTTACCACTTCACTAAGCAAGACCACACACATCATGTTTTTCATCGTCAGACATTTCATGgggttttttaaatgtatattacATAAACCGTCATGGCTTTATGGAAAGATTACGAGGCATGTCTGtctaattctgtctgtcttgttaGACATAGGCCCTCAGTTCAACCCCTCCTCATCCCCCCGCCCCCTCACCGACAACACTGGCCCTGTCAGCTGGAGCCGCCAACTCATGCAACAAACGCTCATGGATGAGGGCCTACGATTGGCTAGAATGGTGTCACATGACCACATGGGCAAGGTCAGCCTAGGGTCAGAGAAGAGACAGACTTCAGGTGACTACAACAATATTATGATGAATTAAAGATACTGTTAATGTTGCTGCTAATGTTAATGTACAATGCTGACCTGCTCTGATATATGATAGACTGGTGGAAACTGAGAAACAAAGGAAGGGCTTTCAAGTAGTGGTCTCAGACTGTCTGCCAAATAGTTGTTAAGTTTTCTAAAAGACtttgtgatgatggtgatgagaTGATGGTCTACAccacctctgaaaaaaaaaaaacagtcaaagagaaagtgTGGAAAATGGATGGCTGGTCTCAAGTTAAACAGGAATTTTGATTTCAAAGTGAATGACATTTAGTAAAATTGAGCCTGACACACACTAGCAATTTTCATTGAagagagtcaaaaaaaaaaaaaaaaagggaggagtgtgtgtttccctgtggAGTTATGCAGAGATATACACATCAATTTTACAGATTCTCTGGAAACCTGCAAGAACTACAAAGGTGCActcaaaaagaaacaacagtttGCAAATGTCCTTTCCAATGTGAGCATCTTCTGAAGTCAGCAGAATGTTGTCACCAAGGGGGGATGgagaaagcgagggagagagagagagagagagagagagagagaaactgtgggGGTGGATGGGGCCACAGGAAGTGCTGTGGGGGTGTTAATTTGGAagccccctctccctctttgacGTCAAAGCTTATAAAAATGTGTGAGTGGAAGgcgggatggatggatgagggAGGGGGCGAGCATGTGGGAGGGAGTGAGAAGGGCGTTGCATTGACTCATAGAACGAcagagtaaaaataaaacatgtggGCAGGGAAATGgtacagtctcttttttttttttctctttcccactACTTCAGAAGAAAGGGGAAAATAATCACAAGGCCTAACAAGTGTTTAAATTCAGTGTAATGTTCCTTTTCtgcttccattttctctctctctctctctctctctctctctctctctccgctcactcccattttctgtttctcttcagcagaaaatgtttcagtatagtgtgtgtcccctcttgctctctctctctcacttcctcctttctccttctctttctctgtcattgttTGTTACAGTCCCCTTCACTGTCCTTTATCTCTGTTGTTTCTGGGTACCATTATACTCATATGCTAAAGCACTGTCAAACTCCGTGAGAGTCTCCTGCAGAGAGACTAAAATTTGCCTTAATGTCAGAGTACTACTTAACAGAGCCTTACTGCTCTAAGAGAGGACAAGCACTAATAAACCTCTACCTGATTCAAACTAATGAGATAACTGCCTGGTTATGGAGAGGACTAAATATATCATATAGGACGTCATTTGAGTGTCTGCACTGTGGATAAATCTGAGAGGCTGGAGCGGGTATAAGAAGTGCAGTGAGTGACTCTGGCTTGAGTTTGCTGCTGTATTGCATGTATTTGTCTGGCCTTTTCAAATCTACTTGAAAGCTCGTggagaaagaacaaagaagcctttttttattttggcataGGACACAAAGCCACTTGTATAATAgctaaaaaaaacctgtcttcttcctctttacAGAGCTGGATGGTAAAGTGCCTGAGAGGAAAGGATGTAGTGGCACACAGAGAAGCGGAAGCCCTGGAAGCACCAAAGATGACTCTGATAACAGTGGAAAGTGAACAGCCTTAATGTAAAATGACCTTTCCATTCAACTCAGGTCCTAGAGGGCTACTGCAAACCAGCAGAGGTCTCAGCTTCATTAATTATGACTATGGTCGTCTTGTTTGGAGTAGCGAAATGTATCATAtcactattctttttttttttttttttgtaaaaatgcaCATTGTATTAATTTTTGTACAGATATAAGAATAGGCAGAATTGTTGGTACAAAGTGAAAATACTGATCAATGCTTATGCTTATTAGTTCAGTGAATTACTGTACATCCTGGAGAGTTGTGACCTGGGACCAATGACATCATTCCACAATCTACCACAATCTACACAATTTACCTCTACATACGTCAGAATCAATatgtgttgtttgagttctCCTCCCACTGCTGACATAGGGTCAGTTCCCAGATTACACTGAATACATTATAAAGCAGCATTGATGAAGTCTGATCCTAGACCAGCTCTTAGGTTTAATTTTTAGGATTAATTTGTCTGTTGATGTCTATTCATAGACCAAAAAGAAACAGGTGTATCAGTAGCCACGCTGAAGgaaacccctttttttctccagacCCACTTCACTTACAGTCATTCTCCCTGTTTACACCTCAACCGAACTGATCCAGATTATATGGTCTGTGCTCATATGGTCTGTGCTCTGATGCAgtactgtaaaacaaaacaatcttgTTGTAAGAATGACACTTGACATAGCACGGCATGAGAATGCATGACACTGTACTTGTTAAACACAATTTGATATCTGATGGAACACTTGTGTCACCCAGCAGAAGTTAATTATGGAGCAAAAGATGTTCTATTGTATCAagtgaaaatattttaccaTTAACAAATGCCGTTTCCTGTAGAAGCGCTCTTCAAAATTCCAATCATGAGCATGCATCCAGTTCACAACAAATTTGTCCACAACAGACTACTCTGAACATGTGATGTACCATGGGGTAACTTAGTTATTTTGCCCCGACATATTTGTTGTACCTCCCTCTGCTGATGGGCACAGAATGTTATCGAATGGGATCCTTGCTCATGACAGTTACAAACGTTTATAGCTTATAATGTCTACATGTAAGACATCATTAAGTTCTATTGAGCCACAGCAAAGTCAAACTGTGCATACAGGAAACTTTCCCAGCAGTAGTTTTATGACTACACAAACTCTCATAGCTTTTTATGTGAAGCTTAAGCAAAACTCAGAATGACATTTGGtgctatatatatttttctccaGTAATTCATGGAATAATATCAGGTCAATGGTAATACAATTGTAGTAGCTCAGCTATACCTGAATTTGTAATATTGAAATCGTTGTAGATATTTTGTTGAAAAGACTTGAGTCAGAGGTAAATATTGCTTTCAGATTCAAATGTGACCAAAAACAGCTTTGTCTTAGCTTAGTTATTGTGAGTTCAGTCTTGGGTATTTCTAAAAGAAACATTATTGAAACACTAATTTCACAAAAGATACTTCATGCAGTAAAACTTTACACTTGGGCATTTACAGTACACATTTCTAGTGTTTTGATTAATCACAAGACTGCATTACCATGATGTGAAAAGACTACTTTTTAAAAGACTaattcagtgacatttaaatGTTCACATTTTACCAAATGAGGCACCAACAGAACTCACCACGAATGGAGAGATCACATTTCCCTGATTTGAATTAGCGACACATCAAACCAGCAACATCTCTGGCCCTCAGCTTTGGACCTCCCATTTGTCCACGTgttgttattataattttttgacatcagattatttattttgataattCTCAATAAATGGTACTTTATGGTTTTTcaatttgtgtttgtattactGTGTACCGTCTGGGACCCCAATGTACAATTACACGCAAATTGTCCAGGAAATGTCTTCTAGAGTTATTAAGCCTATTCCGCTGAAATGGTGGAAGCAGATTACGCCTTTTCATTACTCAGCTAAATATCCCACCTGATCATCCATACCTGGATATAAACATTAGGATGTACATTTtatatggggggaaaaaaaagaaaaaagaaaatgacactaAACCAGTGAtaaattgtttttcattaatcTACTtgatcacaaaaacacattttgagtCATGCAGTTTGCCACTGATGTGGAAAAACAAGTTCAAGTAGCCCCCCTGCTTCGTTCCCGCCTGCGGCTTCACCGCCCCCACACACCAGAGGTGTTTGTTCCTTCCGTTTCTGTTCCTGTCCGTTAATCCTGAGCAGACGATGCCAGTGACTCACCTGCACACTCCTGATGTCATCTGCGCTCTCCCATTGAGGCTGTGTGCAAATCACTGGCCACACTGGGAACATGAACGCTCTAATTTTAGCAAGAGTTGCCAGCCGCCCCGTGCTGTTGAACGGTGGAGATGACGTAATAACCTTGGTTGAATAGAAAGAAAATACATGGAATGGTGCGTAGCGAAATGGGCAGGATGTGGTTTAAACACTGACAGGCCTCTGAATGCTGTGATTACAGaggtgttttaaatgtttgttcacTCGTAAGCACTGATTTAAGCAAACCAAGGAAAGCCAGTAAATACACAGACTGCACCAGATGTGGTAGAACGGAACTGTTCAGTGAACCCTCAagtttgaaatgtttggtcTAGTCAAACCAAGAGGAGCATGAAGTATTAGATTGCTGACATTCTATTCTATGGTTATATCCTTTATAAGACAAATATTACCTTAACAGTACACGAGAGGTACAAGACTtacacccccccgcccccccccgaCATTGACTTGGAGAGGCTTACCATTATCTGTAAAATACAACAGGCTTAAGCAACTGTCCTTCAGATTCATGTGACGAAACTACAGTCCCAATACCACACAGATCATTAGGAATGGCAATCTGCTTTCAGTATGTTTTAGAAagcaatacacacaatacaatcCTAAAACTTGTTGAGAACTGATTTATTTTGCATGAAATATTCAACCCTTCCTCGTGCCAAGCACATACCTCTGGatactttttttgggggggagggcaGAATCACAATTACGTGCTCACAGGTGGACATGGCTACGGTTTCACAAGTGTGCCTGGGAGGACGTTGACTGGGGTGCTATAAATGATTTGcttcacagtttttatttagcTTACTAGCTTGCTCAGATCCCACTTTGTGTTTAGTTTTCGCTCTAAGTCAAGGCAGCAAAATGAATAGGCCTACAATGGAGCAAATAACTTAGAGCAGGCCTGTTCACTTGTGTTATTGATGTTATTGATAATGGCAAAATCAGATTCTTTGGTGATGAGCTCACAGGCATGATTGTAACCTCTAAATAATTTGCCGACAGTTCTTCCTTTAAAACATGCAATTGCTGACAAAACTACAGGATTTCGTACAGCTTTTATTTACCCGAATGATGAAGTTAGTTACACAGCCCAACAACGCTAAAACCGTAGGACCCCCATCAGCGCCTCCAGTGGACGTTTAGCTAGGAATCTACAGCAAGGTGTCCCTGGAAGCACATAACTGTGGTtctgcaaaggaaaaaaaaggtatccAGAGGTACGTAGGCTACTCGCCATGAGACTGGTTTGGAATTATTACTGTTTACAATTTGACATATGAAATCTATGCATGTTTCTGTAGAGTAGTGATCAGGAACCACAAGTTCACTCCTCAGAGAAGCAAAGTATTGATTTCACTGTCATTATTGCATCCAGACATTGTGCTCGACCAATGAATCAATCAGTCTGAAATACGAATGGCCCAATGAAATGAAcaacgaagaaaaaaaataagtttcCTTATCAAAGAAATCAAACTATAAATTAGATAAAACTTGTTTTAAGGGTATACAAAATTCTCtaagaagaaataaagaaaaacaacacaacataaatGTCCACTTTTTATCTCCCAAATTTGTCCTTGTTGCATTTTGCACGACATTTAGAGGGTTACTTTAAAGCGATGGCCTGTTTTCAATGCTGATCCAGTTTGGTCAAAACATTCTAATAGAAGCAGGTAACAAACCACAGAAAGTTTCCAAAGAGTTCAGCCTCAGCTTTTAGCTTagtcttttttcattatttggaTTTAAATGCACTTGATGAACACTCAAGCTCAACAGTTAATATCTGTAGTTGAATCAAATGTACTGCCCTGTCTACAGCTGAAAATTAAACAACTGAAGCCTCGTCTGGAAAATAATGTTATGTGAGACTTTTAATTTACTAAGATCAATAACTTTAAGCTTTAGTCCATAGGAAAAAATCATTTGGAGTTGTTACATCAATAACATCTGCTTTGcacaacacattcatatacacacaggtTGCTTTGTTGTTATGTCAGTCTGTTCCATATGTCTCTAGTTTAGCCCCTCACTGGAGTAATAAAATATGAGCCCACCTTGAGACAGTGAGTTGATTCTGTCATGTGAGAAACATCAGTTTGTTCTTTGAAACACCAGACCAATATGACCTAAGGCTGAAATCTCATAATCTTGCATTTACTCAATTTCTGAGCAATTCACAAACTTTTCTGTCCAGACATTTATGACAACGACCTGTTTTCACTGATTTGTGTCAAAAACAGAGGCCAATCAGCAGTGATGCGGAAATTCAAGATTGTTTCTTCAAAAAGGCATCTTATCAGGTCTTTTTACAACATTCAGCAATCATTTGACAATTTTTCCTCTACTGCCCTCCTTTCTATCAGTTCTATCCCCTAAATCCAGATTAACGAAATGTTAAGAACTCAGTGGACAAATATACAACTTAAAagaattatttacattttactcTATTTAATTCTACTCATTACACTCTCCAATTACAGTCCTGATAGATAAGGAGAACATTAGAGTTCTGTAACTGGCTAGGACACCAACAGAGTTCTTCCCAGAACGTAAATGACACACACCtatcaaatacatacatacagtattgTTGTAGTGTTTGCTGTTAAACACTTAAGCTCTCACATTGCTGTACAGATGGATTTGATGCTTTAGGTGATGTGGGTTGTGAGGTGGCGCAGGTACTCTCCCCTGGTGGTTGTGTGTCCTGGAAAGACGGCGTGACAGAACTCACACACCTGTGACTGCAGTGTTACCCCCGACATCAGCAGTCCCCCAGCCTGACTCATTAACTCACTGTCCAAAAACGAAGAGGACCACGGCCTCTGAGGGAAGACCAGACATGGGTTAATGTGGATTACAGTTACTCTCATCCCCATTTTGTGATTTAAGTTATAATCTAGCGTAcaatactgtgtttttttccaatttACTTAATACCAGTTTACAAAACAGGACTAAACCTAAAATAACATCTCTGTGCTATTCTGGAGAGAGGACTGTAACGATAAGTATAGGAACTACATCAATGAATCACTCAAATTTAATTCTTTACTATGATCATTAAGGCTTTGATGCcaatgaaaagagagggaggcaaCAAAACGGCAAGATAAATTCCAGCACTTGAATTAGAGTGACTTTTTACCCTCAGCTGCTGTGGAGTACGGCTGCTGTACCACCGCTGTTCAGCCTCCCTCAGATCATCCAGAATGGTAGAGGGCGCTGAAGCTCCAGAATGTCTTTGTGAACTCATTGACACGTCCTCAGCCTGGGTCCCCTGCATGACACCAGGGTTGACCTGTAATTGGCTCATACCTCCAGCCAGGTCAGACACCTCACCATGGCCTGTTTGTAAAACACAGGCATGGGAGTTTGGTCGAGAAGAAAGTGCAGGGTTGTATCATTACTGTCACCGGAGTTTGATATTACTGTCCTTACACTGGGGGTTCATTAGAGAATATCCCTGTCTTAAGTTGCGTTTATGAATAGGTCATTTACAAGCCTAAGCAACACTCTTTGTATGATCAATGAATTAATCCATGAACTTtcattataaataataaatgatggCATTCTTCTGAACAGGTCATTTTCAAGTCTGATGCTAATATTTATTAAGGCTCAGCACTGAACAGGAGACAAAGTTACCCGCAGTCACATAAGGGACTAAAACTAT
This window encodes:
- the LOC115815276 gene encoding TRAF family member-associated NF-kappa-B activator, producing the protein MEEAYTALYQEFLRLRSLCLKQAAMLQHLTETLKKQQGLTDVPNGDVESLISALDQCTHNHLGLSPYPDRGHVPMTEAVQNAKTSGTVLESHGEVSDLAGGMSQLQVNPGVMQGTQAEDVSMSSQRHSGASAPSTILDDLREAEQRWYSSRTPQQLRRPWSSSFLDSELMSQAGGLLMSGVTLQSQVCEFCHAVFPGHTTTRGEYLRHLTTHIT
- the nab2 gene encoding NGFI-A-binding protein 2, which gives rise to MSLPRTLGELQLYRVLQRANLLAYYDTFIQQGGDDVQQLCEAGEEEFLEIMALVGMATKPLHVRRLQKALRDWAANPTVFNQPLATNVAHTGIPLLKIDSTGAGGTGSLGSRKLLSNGQPGSPCDREERGSCLTPLRDTNSPRSPCSQASPLPPDPLYRDKLSPMDPHWLSPDLDTCGGTEEDQSSPPLPLTVHSRPAGPSTPPASSSSSASSATSPWPGGQLDPETVRAVGESVDRLLRTMPRADPGEVHTLLRLNKKMAKTVGHIFSSDLQERNKEEEIRKYSLIYGRFDSKRREGKQLTHHEMIINEAAAQFCIRDNALLLRRVELFSLARQVARECAYTSTLKHTRSDTEDSTAHVQKRIKHEATDSESRGLEGAEVIGHGHLRSVTDEDSLSGESLDSLTQDIGPQFNPSSSPRPLTDNTGPVSWSRQLMQQTLMDEGLRLARMVSHDHMGKVSLGSEKRQTSELDGKVPERKGCSGTQRSGSPGSTKDDSDNSGK